In Streptomyces sp. DG2A-72, one genomic interval encodes:
- the ychF gene encoding redox-regulated ATPase YchF, whose translation MSLTIGIVGLPNVGKSTLFNALTKNDVLAANYPFATIEPNVGVVGVPDARLTKLAEIFSSQRILPATVDFVDIAGIVRGASEGEGLGNKFLANIRESDAICQVIRAFKDENVVHVDGKVSPKDDIETINTELILADLQTIEKVLPRLQKESRIKKDVAPKVAAIEAAKEILDKGDTLFSQGIVQGSERAELLHDLHLLTTKPFLYVFNVDEDELTDDDFKNEQRALVAPAEAIFLNAKLESDLAELDEEDALELLQSVGADEPGLATLARVGFNTLGLQTYLTAGPKESRAWTIKKGATAPEAAGVIHTDFQKGFIKAEVISFVDLVETGSVAEARAKGKARMEGKDYVMQDGDVVEFRFNV comes from the coding sequence GTGTCGCTCACGATCGGAATCGTCGGTCTGCCGAATGTCGGCAAGTCGACCCTGTTCAACGCCCTGACCAAGAACGACGTGCTGGCGGCCAACTACCCGTTCGCCACGATCGAGCCGAATGTGGGCGTGGTCGGCGTCCCCGACGCCCGGCTCACCAAGTTGGCCGAGATCTTCTCCTCGCAGCGGATCCTCCCGGCGACCGTCGACTTCGTCGACATCGCGGGCATCGTGCGCGGCGCGAGCGAGGGCGAGGGCCTGGGCAACAAGTTCCTCGCGAACATCCGTGAGTCGGACGCGATCTGCCAGGTCATCCGCGCCTTCAAGGACGAGAACGTCGTCCACGTCGACGGCAAGGTCTCGCCCAAGGACGACATCGAGACGATCAACACCGAGCTGATCCTGGCGGACCTCCAGACCATCGAGAAGGTCCTTCCCCGGCTCCAGAAGGAGTCGCGGATCAAGAAGGACGTAGCGCCGAAGGTCGCCGCGATCGAGGCCGCCAAGGAGATCCTGGACAAGGGCGACACCCTCTTCTCCCAGGGCATCGTCCAGGGCAGTGAGCGCGCCGAGCTCCTGCACGACCTGCACCTCCTGACCACCAAGCCCTTCCTCTACGTCTTCAACGTCGACGAGGACGAGCTGACGGACGACGACTTCAAGAACGAGCAGCGCGCCCTGGTCGCCCCCGCCGAGGCGATCTTCCTCAACGCCAAGCTGGAGTCGGACCTCGCCGAGCTGGACGAAGAGGACGCCCTCGAACTCCTCCAGTCGGTGGGCGCCGACGAACCCGGCCTCGCCACCCTCGCCCGCGTCGGCTTCAACACCCTCGGCCTGCAGACCTACCTCACGGCCGGCCCCAAGGAATCCCGCGCCTGGACCATCAAGAAGGGCGCCACCGCCCCCGAGGCCGCCGGCGTCATCCACACCGACTTCCAGAAGGGCTTCATCAAGGCCGAGGTCATCTCCTTCGTCGATCTGGTGGAGACGGGTTCGGTCGCGGAGGCCCGCGCGAAGGGGAAGGCGCGGATGGAGGGCAAGGACTACGTCATGCAGGACGGGGACGTGGTGGAGTTCCGCTTCAACGTCTAA
- a CDS encoding site-specific integrase, with product MANIQKRPNGKWRARYRDLDGKEHARHFDRKIDAQRWIDEVTAILVTGQYVDPRSAKKPFKEYAEEWRASQPHRPSTAKAVAQHLRCYAYPVWEKRPLGAIKPGDVQSWITNLTTTHKLAASTSRTVFNTVNAVFRAAVRDRMIPHNPCTDAKLPSVPRKKVVLLAVEQVRTLAEEIPGRYRGLVLLGACTGLRPGELFGLQLRHVDLLHATVSVEQQIQQTAKHGVYVCPPKTARSHRTVPLPRIAVDAMKAHLRDFPADGPESWIFTAPQGGPVVYTHFMDGSWRPACAKVGIPKGTGPHALRHRYASLLIKHGESVKTVSERLGHTNAAMTLNIYTHLWPDSEERTRAAVDKAYADQSAEAQPQVDEAA from the coding sequence TTGGCCAACATCCAGAAGCGCCCCAACGGTAAATGGCGTGCTCGCTACCGCGACCTCGACGGCAAAGAGCACGCCCGCCACTTCGACCGCAAGATCGACGCCCAACGGTGGATCGACGAGGTCACGGCCATCCTGGTCACCGGTCAGTACGTCGACCCGCGCTCGGCGAAGAAGCCCTTCAAGGAGTACGCGGAGGAGTGGCGGGCCAGCCAGCCGCACCGGCCGTCGACGGCCAAGGCCGTAGCCCAGCACCTGCGTTGCTACGCCTACCCCGTCTGGGAGAAGCGGCCACTCGGCGCGATCAAGCCCGGTGACGTGCAGAGCTGGATCACCAACCTGACGACCACCCACAAGCTCGCCGCGAGCACCTCCCGCACCGTCTTCAACACGGTCAACGCCGTCTTCCGGGCAGCGGTCCGCGACCGCATGATTCCGCACAACCCCTGCACCGACGCGAAGCTGCCCTCAGTTCCGAGGAAAAAGGTCGTACTCCTGGCCGTCGAGCAGGTGCGGACGCTGGCCGAGGAGATACCCGGCCGCTACAGGGGCCTGGTCCTGCTGGGCGCTTGCACAGGGCTTCGCCCTGGCGAGCTCTTCGGCCTCCAGCTTCGGCACGTGGACCTGCTGCACGCCACCGTCTCGGTCGAGCAGCAGATCCAGCAGACCGCCAAGCACGGCGTGTACGTCTGCCCACCCAAGACCGCTCGATCGCATCGCACGGTCCCGCTCCCCCGCATAGCGGTGGATGCGATGAAGGCCCACCTGCGGGACTTCCCCGCCGATGGGCCCGAGAGCTGGATCTTCACGGCGCCGCAAGGCGGGCCCGTGGTCTACACGCACTTCATGGACGGGTCCTGGCGGCCCGCCTGTGCGAAGGTCGGCATACCGAAGGGCACCGGACCCCACGCCCTCCGGCACCGCTACGCCAGCCTGCTGATCAAGCACGGCGAGTCCGTGAAGACGGTCTCCGAGCGCCTCGGCCACACCAACGCGGCCATGACGCTGAACATCTACACCCACCTGTGGCCCGACTCCGAGGAGCGGACCCGGGCCGCCGTCGACAAGGCGTACGCGGACCAGTCCGCCGAGGCCCAGCCACAGGTCGACGAAGCGGCGTAG
- a CDS encoding helix-turn-helix transcriptional regulator gives MAGDRPEGGEVLLLYSEGNVAARVALEREVRGWSTTELAERVTRAGIKMNQTAVWRIENGTPRRRINLDEALAFSRVFELPLEELMSPPLEGLDIDSRRLVQEAVEAFYEARDARDRLHHAVVAIADHIKAHPDSSRAIHEQCLLLMGDERDARTLSSDIEDGGHY, from the coding sequence ATGGCAGGCGACAGGCCCGAGGGCGGCGAGGTGCTGCTGCTCTACAGCGAAGGGAACGTGGCCGCGCGCGTGGCCCTGGAGCGCGAAGTCAGAGGATGGAGCACGACCGAGCTGGCAGAGCGGGTGACCAGAGCCGGCATCAAGATGAACCAGACGGCGGTCTGGCGCATCGAGAACGGCACCCCCCGCCGGCGCATCAACCTCGACGAGGCCCTCGCCTTCTCCCGCGTCTTCGAGCTCCCTCTCGAAGAGCTGATGTCCCCGCCCCTGGAGGGGCTCGACATCGACAGCCGACGGCTCGTCCAGGAAGCCGTCGAAGCGTTCTACGAGGCCCGAGACGCGCGCGACCGTCTCCACCACGCTGTGGTCGCCATCGCCGACCACATCAAGGCCCATCCCGACAGCTCACGGGCGATCCACGAGCAGTGCCTCCTCCTCATGGGCGACGAGCGGGACGCTCGCACCCTCAGCAGCGACATCGAGGACGGCGGCCACTACTGA
- a CDS encoding AlpA family transcriptional regulator, producing MRYLTTAEVAERYRTAESTVRYWRHIKKGPRGIKVGKRVLYPETELLRYERTLIDGRDEWGLAS from the coding sequence GTGCGATACCTGACCACCGCCGAGGTCGCCGAGCGCTACCGCACAGCCGAAAGCACCGTCCGCTACTGGCGCCACATCAAGAAGGGGCCGCGCGGCATCAAGGTCGGCAAGCGGGTGCTGTACCCCGAGACCGAGCTGCTGCGTTACGAGCGCACCCTGATCGACGGCCGAGACGAGTGGGGCCTGGCCTCATGA